Genomic window (Bradyrhizobium sp. 186):
TCGACTGGGTCGCGGCAGTCAAGTTCGCTTGCAGCGTCGCCGGCTGAACCCCCATGTCGGCGAACAGGTTAACCATCGCCTGCTGTACGTTCGGATCTACCGGAGTCGCCGGTCCGTCGTGGTCGCTAGCAAGCGCCCATGGCCAGTTGATTGAACCGGCCGAGAATATCAGTGCACCACTAACGGGATCCCGATGCACTACGAGATTGTGGGTCGCTGTGCCATCTGCGAACGTGTTGCCATAATCAAGGAGATACTGTCCATTCACCTGCAATGTTGAAGATGAGACACTGATCAACCCCGCTGGGCGAAATCCGTTGTCCGGCGCGGTGTCCCATTCAACGCCTAACAGGCCCGGTACGAGCGAGGCGGTCTGCCCGGGTGACGTTTGCGCGACGGCCGTATTGCGCCAGAAGCGCAATTGGGTCATTGGATACGGTATCGCGATCGTATCGTACCGAAATGCGTTGACCGCGAACAATGTACCGGTCAACTCATTCGAGGGAAGAGGCGGACCGAACCGCGGGTCAGAGTAATTTCCGGTCGCCTGTCCTGTTGGATCAATCAGCGCATTTGCGTGCGTATCCTTGTAGCTAATGAGTGTGCGGCTGGCTGATCCGCTGCCATCGATGCTGGGTGCCAACCTTGTTTTCCAAAAGATCTCGTTGCCTGTTAGAAACGCAAGGTTCACGCCAGCATGCGCTGCGGCCTCTACGTTGGCGCGCTGAGCTTCGGTCCAATACTCGTCATGCCCCGCGTCCATGAAGACTTTGTGATTGAGCAACAACGAGCCGTTTGTCGCAGCATCGATTCCAGAAATGTAGGAGACATCGTACCCGTTTTGCTCGAGCCACTGAATGGCCGCAAACTCAGCCGTGAACGGGGAGTCTCCCCCCTCGGAAAAGGTTCCCTCGCCGTCACGCGTTACGAGGGGGCGATTGTAACTGACCGCGAAGGCTGATCCGTTGATGCCCGGGCCGTTCCCGAAATAAAGATTGGCCCCTCCCCAGCCGTTGTAGGCTTGCCAGTCCTCATCACTTGTCTGGAGAACGACGTCGCTGTGCGAAGCGTCGTTCCTTATGATGAACGGGATCTGGAAAATCTCAGTGCCGTTGACGACGCTGGCGATGTAGACGCCCGAGACCGCATCGGTCGGCACGCTCCAGGAGTCGGTCACGCTCCAGTTGCCGGCGTCTACGAGGCCCCTCGACGGGTCTCGCAATGGAGCGGGTTGGACGACCGCAGCTGCGGCCTGATGCTGCAGGCTCGTAACCAATCTGGCACCATCGCCGCCGTAATAGCCCAGCCGGTAAACATCGACGCGATAGTTCGGGTTGCCGGTCAGGTTGTTGATCTTGAGTTGGACCGTCCCGCCGACATTGGTGCTGATTGCTGTCGCAAACCCCTGGGTCAGATTCGAATTGTCACCCGGCTGAATCTGCCAGACGCTTTTCGGCGTGCCTGGCTTCTGGTTTTCCAGTACGATGGGATTCGTGGGTGGATCGGACAGAAGGGTGCCTCCCTGCCCATCGCTTTTGAAATTCCAATTCGAGTCCATCCCCGAGAACAGCAAGGTGACATTGGCCGCACCATTGCTGAAATCGACTACGCTGATATTCGAGCTGTTGTCGTAGTTGACAGTCGCCGACATCGACGATGTGAAGGGTAGATCCTTCAGGTCGATGAGGTTCTGCGAAGAAAGCGATGCCCCCGGGGACGAACCTGCGATCAGCCCGTGGAACTTGGCCGACTGATCGAGGACAAGCGTGCCAATTCCTGTGTCGAACGACACGGTTATGCCGGAGAACGATCCATTCAAGAACTGCCCGGAAACCGAATCTCCGATCTCCAGGATTGCCTTGTCTGAAATTTCGAAAGATCCTGTGCCGCTGACGTCGCCCTTGAAGTCCCCCGTAGCAATGCGATTCCCAAGAAGCGATCCAGCTTCGACAGTCCCATTGTTCACTACATCGCCTTCGACGATAAATGGCGACCCGGCACCGAACGAAAGCGTCGCGCCTGCATCAACGACCAGGCTCATGATATCGACATTGGCCGTGCTGGTGACGACATACGCTCCTGCCGCATCGAGGAACGCAGAGTCTATGATCCCCGGGACGCCGGCGCTCCAGTTCGTAGCGACGTTCCAGGCTCCGCCGCTGGAATTGGTCCAGTGGTTGGTGTCCGGGGTCGAAATCGATGATGATGTCGGCGGCGTCCCTTCGTTTGCCACAGATGGGAACGTCGGCACCAAGCCCTGATGGCGGCTCGTCAAAGACGTCGAAGACAGCAGAGCAGACAATCGCGACTGGGAAGATGCCGCGAAATGGCGGGACACAACGCCGCGCAGGTCTGGCGGATCGCCCGAACTGGCCCGAGACGACTGCGGGAAGAAAGTGGCGTCACTTGCTGGCGGATGAGCAAACGGCGGATCCCACCGGCCGGGCGGATCGGAGCCATCGAATGCATTCCAGAACGGCGCTTCTCGCAAAAAGGCGGGAATATCTTCCCCTGGAAAAAGGGCCCGGGCTCCCCGACCGAAGACGCTCTCCTTTTGAACCAGCATGGCTATACCGATTAAATAAATCTTCTATATATATTTTAATTCTATTTTAAACTGCCAGTCAATTCAAATGCGCGTGGATTTAACATAACTACAAAAATATCGGTTGAGGGCGTTTATTGCGAAGCGAAATGCGTTAGCCGGGTGATTTCGCTCAGATATTTGCCGTAGCCGCTCTTCTCCAATGGTTGCGCCAGCGCGATAAGTTGATCGCGATTGATAAAGCCGAGTCTGAAGGCAACCTCCTCGAGACAGGCAATCTTCATTCCCTGCCGCTTTTCGAGGGTCTGCACGAACGTCCCCGCATCGATGAGAGACTCGACCGTGCCGGTATCCAGCCAGGCAAACCCCCGCCCCATGCGCTCAACGTGCAACGCGCTGGCCGAAAGGTAGCGCATCTGAAGATCGGTAATCTCGAGCTCTCCGCGCGGCGATGGCTCGACGCGACGGGCGTAGCGGACAACGCGATTGTCGAAAAAATACAGTCCCGTAATTGCCCAGTTCGAAGCTGGCCGTCTGGGTTTCTCCTCAATCGATACTGGACGGTCCGCCTCATCAAACGCGACGACGCCATATCGTTCCGGGTCCCGCACGTGATAAGCGAAAACTGTTGCGCCTTGCTCACGTCCTGCCGCCCTCGCAAGCAGTTCGCTCAGGCCATCGCCGAAGAAGATATTGTCTCCAAGCACCATCGCCACGCGATCGCTGCCGATGAAATCGGCACCAACAATGAAGGCGTCCGCGAGACCGGCGGGACGGGTCTGTTCCGCATAGCTGAGCCGAATGCCCCATTGGCTCCCGTCCCCCAGCAACCGCTCGAACTGACACCGGTCTGACGGCGTGGTAATAATCAGAATCTCGCGGATCCCTGCCAACATCAGCGTCGACAGGGGATAATAGATCATCGGCTTGTCATAGATCGGGAGCAACTGCTTGCTGACCACGTGCGTGATCGGATAGAGGCGCGTTCCGCTGCCGCCAGCCAGCACGATTCCCTTCAGCATCGGCTTCTCCTTCTCCGACCAGCTGGTCAAGACACGCTTCGAGTGAATGGCGCCAGGACGCCAGTCGAATTCCGAACACGCGTTCGGCCTTGGATGACTCCAGGCGCGAGTTTCGAGGTCGACGCGCAGCGGTCGGAAACTCTTCAGTCGTGATCGCCTCAAGCACCGGAATCTGCGCTCCACGACGGGAAAGCTCGTCGAAGATTGCCTTCGCAAAGTCGTGCCAGCTTGTCTCGCCTTGACCGGCGAGATGAAAGATGCCGGCTGCGGCCCTGCGATCGACTGTTACTGACCGTTCTGCGATCCGAAGGACGGCCTCTGCGAGGTCGTATGCGTAGGTCGGATTTCCGTGTTGGTCCCGAACAACCCTTACGATGGGCTGAGTCTCGCATAACCGCAGCATCGTTCGAACGAAGTTGCTGCCATACGGGCTGTAAAGCCACGAGCATCTGATCACGGTTGCGAGCGGATGCGCGGCCAATACGGCAGCTTCGCCGGCAAGCTTCGACGCGCCGTAGACGTTCAACGGCGCGGGGATGTCGCTTTCGTCGTACGCATCCGGTTTCGCGCCGTCGAATACATAGTCGGTCGAGAGATGGATGAGTGGAATGTTCATTCGCCAAGCGACATTTGCCAGCGTCGCCGCGCCATCGCGGTTGATGCTGAACACCTTCGCTGCTTCAGATTCAGCGCGATCAACCGCCGTATAAGCGGCCGTATTGATGATTGCAGACGGCGCGATCGATTCGATGATCTTGTCGATCCCCTCGCGGTTCTCCAGATCGAGTTCTCGGTGCCCGAGAGCCACCGCAGGCAGACCTCGCATTGCAGCGAGATCACGAAGACACTTTGCCAACTGACCATTCCGCCCGGCAATGAGGATGGGTCGATCTGTCATTTTCACCTCAATGTTGGGCAACGAGGAGACCCAGACGCGAGCCGTCATAGACACCGCAGCGAGCATGCTGCCACCATGCACGATTGTTGAGATACCATCCGACCGTTTCGGCCAAGCCCTGTTCGAAGGTTCTGGTCGGTTCCCAGCCAAGTTCGCGATGCGCCTTCGACGCGTCGATTGCATAGCGCGCATCATGTCCCGGACGATCCGGCACGAACGTAATGAGAGATCGTCTCGCTCCCGCGCCCGGGGATAACCGATCCACCAGGTCACAAATCCGGGTGACCACCTCCAGGTTGGATCGCTGGCCATCTCCGCCGAAATTGTACTTCTCGCCCGGTCTTCCTTCGTACAGAAGTCTTATCAAGCCAGCGGCATGATCATCGACATGAAGCCAGTCGCGAATATTTCTGCCGTCGCCATAGACCGGTAGCGGCTTCCGGTCGAGCGCATTGAGGATCGTCAGCGGGATGAGCTTTTCCGGGAACTGGTACGGCCCGTAATTGTTCGAACAATTCGATACGATCACCGGCAGACCGTAGGTTCGAAACCACGCGAGTGCGAGGTGGTCCGAGGCCGCCTTGCTGGCCGAATACGGCGAACTCGGCCTGTAGGGCGTGTCCTCGCGAAACAAGTCCTCCGGCCCCAATGACCCGTAGACTTCGTCTGTCGATACGTGGATGAAGCGGAACTGCTTCCGCCGCGGAAGCGGCAGACGTTCGTAGTAGGTCCTGGCCGCCTCCAACAGCGTGTAGGTACCAACTATATTGGTGCTGACGAAGGCCTCGGGTCCTGTGATCGAACGGTCGACGTGGCTTTCGGCGGCAAGATGTACGATCGCATCCGGCTCGTAGTCGGCGAACGCGAGATCCATAGCCTCGCGATCGCAGATGTCTGACTGCAGGAACGCATAAGACCCCAGCCCCTCGATGCTCGCCAGCGAAGTCAGGTCGGCTGCGTATGTCAACTTGTCGATGTTGACCACCGCGGCACCGGTCTGCAGCACCAAACGGCGACACACAGCAGAACCGATAAAGCCCGCTCCGCCGGTCACCAGGATACGCATTCCACTCATCTCCACTATTCGAAAACGCAAGCAAGCTGGCTGAGCGCAGGAAGGGTCTGGTCCTTTGGCGATATCTGAGCCTCTGACGGTGTGACCGGCCACTTGATCGCTAATGCGGGATCAGCCCAATAGACGCCGCCGTCATGGCTCGGGGCGTAGACTTGGTCGACCTTGTACAAGACGACGGTCTTGGGCTGCAGGGTACAGAACCCATGCGCGAATCCCTTCGGAATGAACAGCTGCTCACCGCTTTCGCTATCCAACTGGATGGCGATGTGCTTGCCGAAGTTGGGCGATGAACGCCGGAGATCAACGGCAATATCGAGAATGGCCCCGTTCAACACCCGTATGAGCTTGGCCTGGGCGAAGGGCGGTCGCTGGAAATGCAAGCCGCGCACCGTGCCGACCCGATCTGAACCGGATTGATTATCCTGAACGAAATCATGGAGGATTCCCTTCTCCGCAAAAGCCGATCGCTGAAAGGTCTCACAGAAGTAGCCGCGGGCATCGGAAAACCGGACTGTTCGAATTACTTTGACATCAGGGATCGCCAAGGATCGCAGTTCCAGCATTGGGCACCCTCCTGCCGGCGCTCAATTTCCCCATCGCGGGTTCGTTGCGACGGACCATAAATATCCGACGGAATTTAATCATCCGCCCGCCGATCCGTCTCGAAACGCTGACATTATTCTCGAATGCAAATGCCGGCCAGACCGTAACCCCTAGAACATCCTCTATTTTGCCAACGCCGGGCCGAAAACGGCAAACCCATCGTCATTTTCAATTTCATTTCAATTAATATATGATTTATTTAATTTGGCAAGCAGATTTTTATATGCATATAATCCCCACCGCCCGCGCGTCCCCTTAAACGTTGGTCTGCGGGCGAGCGGCCCAACGTGACCCACCGTCGGACAGGTACGTGATGCTCCAGAACAATCTTCGACACACGGATAGCGTACGGCTGCCTGTGACCGGGCTGGCCCAACCCGTTCAGGCGGACAGCGGAGGAATCAGCGACGTCATCAATTTCGGCATCGGGCTCCTGCGACGCCAATATCTCGTGATCCTTGTCACTGCTGGGCTCGTAACTGCAGCCAGCCTGCTCTACCTCCGGTTGGCGTCTCCAACCTATACCGCGCAGGTTCAGATCCTGTTGGCTAATCCAAAGCCTCAATTCGTCCAGCAGCAGTCACTTATCGCCGACCCGACTTTCGATCTCAGTCAAACCGAAACCCAGCTTCAACTCCTTAGATCAAAGGCCACTGCGGTTGCGGTCATCGACCAGTTGAAACTGGCGGACGATCCGGACTTCAATGGGTCAGGGCTATCTCTACAGTCGCTCTGGCAGCGAATTCGGTCATGGGCCTCGCCTGAGCGGAAGAAGGATGACCCGTCCGATACGCAGACCGGACTGTCGGACGCACTCGTAGACGCATTTCTGAATCGGCTTTCGGCAGGGCGTGTCGGGTTCAGCAACGTCATTGAGATCAGCTTCAATTCGAGCACCGCAACCCGAGCCGCGGAGATCGTCAACGCGGTAGCCAATACTTATGTTGCGGACCAGCTCAATGCAAAATTCGATGCCAATCGCAGGGCAACAAGCTGGCTGCAGGACAGGCTGCGCGATCTTGGTGACCAAGC
Coding sequences:
- the rfbA gene encoding glucose-1-phosphate thymidylyltransferase RfbA; amino-acid sequence: MLKGIVLAGGSGTRLYPITHVVSKQLLPIYDKPMIYYPLSTLMLAGIREILIITTPSDRCQFERLLGDGSQWGIRLSYAEQTRPAGLADAFIVGADFIGSDRVAMVLGDNIFFGDGLSELLARAAGREQGATVFAYHVRDPERYGVVAFDEADRPVSIEEKPRRPASNWAITGLYFFDNRVVRYARRVEPSPRGELEITDLQMRYLSASALHVERMGRGFAWLDTGTVESLIDAGTFVQTLEKRQGMKIACLEEVAFRLGFINRDQLIALAQPLEKSGYGKYLSEITRLTHFASQ
- the rfbD gene encoding dTDP-4-dehydrorhamnose reductase codes for the protein MTDRPILIAGRNGQLAKCLRDLAAMRGLPAVALGHRELDLENREGIDKIIESIAPSAIINTAAYTAVDRAESEAAKVFSINRDGAATLANVAWRMNIPLIHLSTDYVFDGAKPDAYDESDIPAPLNVYGASKLAGEAAVLAAHPLATVIRCSWLYSPYGSNFVRTMLRLCETQPIVRVVRDQHGNPTYAYDLAEAVLRIAERSVTVDRRAAAGIFHLAGQGETSWHDFAKAIFDELSRRGAQIPVLEAITTEEFPTAARRPRNSRLESSKAERVFGIRLASWRHSLEACLDQLVGEGEADAEGNRAGWRQRNAPLSDHARGQQAVAPDL
- the rfbC gene encoding dTDP-4-dehydrorhamnose 3,5-epimerase: MLELRSLAIPDVKVIRTVRFSDARGYFCETFQRSAFAEKGILHDFVQDNQSGSDRVGTVRGLHFQRPPFAQAKLIRVLNGAILDIAVDLRRSSPNFGKHIAIQLDSESGEQLFIPKGFAHGFCTLQPKTVVLYKVDQVYAPSHDGGVYWADPALAIKWPVTPSEAQISPKDQTLPALSQLACVFE
- the rfbB gene encoding dTDP-glucose 4,6-dehydratase — encoded protein: MRILVTGGAGFIGSAVCRRLVLQTGAAVVNIDKLTYAADLTSLASIEGLGSYAFLQSDICDREAMDLAFADYEPDAIVHLAAESHVDRSITGPEAFVSTNIVGTYTLLEAARTYYERLPLPRRKQFRFIHVSTDEVYGSLGPEDLFREDTPYRPSSPYSASKAASDHLALAWFRTYGLPVIVSNCSNNYGPYQFPEKLIPLTILNALDRKPLPVYGDGRNIRDWLHVDDHAAGLIRLLYEGRPGEKYNFGGDGQRSNLEVVTRICDLVDRLSPGAGARRSLITFVPDRPGHDARYAIDASKAHRELGWEPTRTFEQGLAETVGWYLNNRAWWQHARCGVYDGSRLGLLVAQH